From Mucilaginibacter rubeus, a single genomic window includes:
- a CDS encoding ABC transporter permease — MFKNYLKTAFRTLKKNVGFTAINVFGLALGLATCLLIVFYVVDELSYDKFNTKADRIYRANMQIKFGGIDQTYASSPAPLGATFQNDYPEVERACRLLQRGGYNVKKGNQVIHENRVVLADSTLFDVFTLPMVAGDPKKALVEPHTVVITESTAKRYFNTTQAVGKTFTFDERELYKVTGVIRDLPKQSHFHYDFFVSMASAQESKENAWFSNNFNTYVLLKPGVDAKKFEAKFPALMRKYAGPQLQDILHLNFDSFESAGNRYQLSLAPLKDIHLKSNLMSELDHNGNIQYVYIFGAVAIFILLIACVNFMNLSTARSANRAREVGVRKVLGSRRKSLIAQFLSESIMVTFLATVIAMLIAYFLLPVFNNISGKAMELSVGSLVWLVPALLLTVLVIGFLAGSYPAFFLSAFQPIDVLKGKLSSGFKGGMLRSSLVVFQFFISITLIIGTLVIYNQLKYIQNKDLGYNRSQVLVVHGVYDLGAQSKVFRDEVKQLPGVMGVTMTGFLPTSDYRNSSSVFQERALDPKKAVLAQTWVVDDSYLSTLGIKLTKGRNFSSQMPTDSAAMIVNETAAKLMGVKDPLNKPMYLPMDNMAKTFKEYHIVGVIKDFNFASLRNNVTPVILMYGENTGALSVKVNAANITALMGMIKDKWKSIKPGKEFEYTFMDEDFDSSYRAEQRMGTIFIIFTSLTIIIACLGLFGLAAYSAEQRTKEIGIRKVLGANVAAIVGMLSKDFIKLVAIAIVIAVPVAWFAMQQWLQGFAYRQNIQWWVVVLAAVSAVLIAFITISFQSIKAALANPVRSLKNE; from the coding sequence ATGTTTAAAAATTACCTTAAAACCGCTTTCCGCACATTGAAAAAAAATGTGGGATTTACCGCAATTAATGTTTTTGGTTTAGCTCTTGGGCTGGCTACGTGTTTACTGATTGTATTTTACGTAGTTGATGAACTGAGTTATGACAAGTTCAACACAAAGGCCGATAGAATTTACCGTGCCAATATGCAGATTAAGTTTGGTGGTATCGACCAAACTTATGCATCCTCACCGGCACCGTTGGGTGCCACTTTTCAAAATGATTATCCCGAGGTTGAACGGGCCTGCCGTTTATTACAGCGTGGTGGCTACAACGTAAAAAAAGGCAATCAGGTCATCCACGAAAATCGTGTGGTTTTAGCCGACTCAACCTTGTTTGATGTATTTACCCTGCCAATGGTAGCCGGCGACCCTAAAAAGGCGCTGGTGGAACCCCATACTGTAGTAATAACCGAAAGTACAGCCAAACGTTATTTTAACACAACGCAGGCTGTAGGTAAAACTTTCACGTTTGATGAAAGGGAGCTTTACAAGGTTACCGGCGTAATCAGGGATTTGCCTAAGCAATCACATTTTCATTATGATTTTTTCGTGTCGATGGCATCGGCGCAGGAAAGTAAAGAGAATGCCTGGTTCAGCAACAACTTCAATACCTATGTACTACTCAAACCGGGTGTAGATGCTAAAAAGTTTGAGGCCAAATTTCCTGCATTAATGCGCAAATATGCCGGTCCGCAGTTGCAGGATATTTTGCATCTCAATTTCGATTCGTTTGAAAGTGCAGGTAACAGGTATCAATTGAGCCTTGCGCCATTGAAAGATATTCACCTTAAATCAAACCTCATGTCGGAGCTTGATCATAACGGCAATATCCAGTATGTATACATTTTTGGCGCGGTGGCTATCTTTATATTGCTGATAGCCTGTGTCAACTTCATGAACCTTTCAACCGCCCGCTCGGCAAACCGTGCCCGCGAGGTAGGTGTGCGTAAGGTGCTCGGCTCAAGACGTAAATCGCTTATAGCCCAGTTCCTGTCAGAATCTATTATGGTAACCTTTTTGGCAACCGTAATCGCGATGCTGATAGCTTACTTCCTGCTACCGGTATTCAATAATATTTCGGGTAAAGCTATGGAGCTTAGCGTTGGCTCATTGGTTTGGCTGGTTCCCGCATTACTGCTTACCGTTTTAGTGATCGGCTTTTTGGCAGGTTCATATCCGGCGTTTTTCCTTTCGGCATTTCAGCCTATAGATGTTTTAAAAGGTAAACTGTCATCTGGTTTCAAGGGAGGTATGTTAAGGAGCTCGTTGGTGGTATTCCAATTTTTTATCTCCATCACGCTCATTATCGGCACATTGGTTATTTATAACCAACTTAAATATATCCAGAATAAAGATCTCGGCTATAATCGCAGCCAGGTATTGGTTGTGCATGGTGTATATGATCTTGGGGCGCAGAGCAAAGTATTCAGGGATGAAGTAAAACAATTGCCCGGCGTAATGGGGGTAACCATGACCGGCTTTTTACCAACTTCCGATTACCGTAACAGCAGCAGTGTTTTCCAGGAGCGTGCCCTTGATCCTAAAAAAGCAGTATTAGCACAGACCTGGGTAGTGGATGACAGTTACCTTTCCACGCTCGGCATCAAGTTAACTAAAGGTCGCAATTTTTCGAGTCAGATGCCAACCGATTCGGCAGCTATGATTGTCAATGAAACCGCGGCAAAACTGATGGGGGTAAAGGATCCGCTTAATAAACCTATGTATTTGCCTATGGATAACATGGCCAAAACATTCAAGGAATATCATATTGTTGGGGTGATTAAGGATTTCAATTTTGCTTCCCTGCGTAACAACGTTACCCCGGTTATATTGATGTATGGAGAAAATACAGGCGCTTTAAGTGTAAAAGTTAATGCAGCTAATATTACGGCTTTAATGGGCATGATTAAGGATAAGTGGAAATCCATAAAGCCGGGTAAGGAGTTTGAATATACATTTATGGATGAGGATTTTGATTCATCATACCGTGCTGAGCAACGCATGGGTACTATATTCATCATTTTTACCAGTTTAACCATCATCATTGCTTGTTTAGGCTTATTTGGCCTGGCAGCTTATTCAGCCGAACAACGTACTAAAGAAATAGGGATCCGTAAGGTGCTTGGTGCCAACGTAGCTGCCATTGTGGGCATGTTATCAAAAGATTTTATCAAACTGGTTGCTATAGCTATAGTAATAGCTGTTCCGGTGGCCTGGTTTGCCATGCAGCAGTGGCTTCAGGGTTTTGCCTACCGTCAAAATATACAATGGTGGGTAGTGGTACTGGCCGCGGTTTCAGCAGTGTTGATCGCTTTTATAACCATCAGTTTTCAATCAATCAAAGCAGCATTGGCCAACCCGGTGAGGAGTTTGAAGAATGAGTAG
- a CDS encoding ABC transporter permease: MIRNYLKTAWRNLYRNKAFSLIHVLGLTMGITVCLMIFLYIMNEFSVDNFHKQGKNIYRVMRGFDKSKPPTSYLSGPYAPAMLNDFSHDIKMAVRVSPQNNLISFGEKSFNEKKVYAVDSNFFQLFTFPLLRGDATSALNNPGSVVLTETTAKKYFGNIDNAMGKVVKMDKHVQLKVTGIAKDVPSNSHLDFDLVMPISNYTHDPNFNVWINNGLFVYLLLNEHSSPARLESRFPQFMEKYMGKDMERFGAKFNLSLRPFKDIYFENASSFDAVKHGDKMVVFIFISIAVLIMIIACINFMNLATIRAVERSKEVGMRKVLGALRNHLVWQFIGESLLLALISCALSIGLLFLLMPSYNSLLGYALTVSWNSAPIYLFLLAVILFVGFLAGSYPAIFMSAFSPIEALKGKLKLGKGGAFFRQSLVVFQFSISVLLIIGTIVIVNQMRYVKNKSLGYDKEQTVIVKIDNNDIYDHKQTFKHQLQNSDYVKSVSLMSGEPGGFFDMQGFEVEGQHETFKSRSEFADFEYVKTFGLKIVAGRDFSPQFATDTTNSVLINRTAAKELGFTPQQAIGKWVRNTVRDNNRRTIIGVVEDFNFLSLKENMDALIISPSEDRRVAVIKLKPGNIQAGLTAIKNIYAEVAPIYPFEFSFLDQQFDTTYRNDIRQQTMLSIFSGLAIFIACLGLFGLASFTAAKRTKEIGVRKVLGSSVQNILILISKDLLKPVLLATIIAIPLGYYCMDKWLQSFAYKTPLHWWIFALAALLTFVIAVVTISFQSLKAALANPIRSLRSE; this comes from the coding sequence ATGATAAGAAACTATTTAAAAACAGCTTGGAGGAACCTTTATCGGAATAAGGCTTTTTCATTGATCCATGTTTTAGGGTTAACCATGGGTATAACCGTTTGCCTGATGATATTCCTGTATATCATGAACGAGTTTAGCGTGGATAATTTTCATAAGCAAGGCAAAAACATATACCGCGTAATGCGTGGTTTTGATAAGTCAAAACCGCCTACTTCATACCTGTCGGGACCTTATGCACCTGCCATGCTGAATGATTTTTCGCATGATATAAAGATGGCTGTACGGGTTTCACCGCAGAATAACCTGATATCTTTTGGAGAAAAGTCATTTAATGAAAAGAAGGTTTACGCGGTTGATTCCAATTTTTTCCAGCTGTTCACTTTTCCGTTACTTAGGGGCGATGCTACTTCAGCCTTGAATAATCCTGGCAGTGTGGTGCTTACCGAAACTACCGCTAAAAAGTATTTCGGCAATATTGATAACGCTATGGGCAAGGTGGTAAAGATGGATAAACACGTGCAATTAAAGGTGACCGGTATTGCTAAGGATGTCCCTTCAAATTCGCATCTTGATTTTGATTTGGTGATGCCGATATCCAATTATACCCATGACCCCAATTTTAATGTTTGGATCAATAATGGCTTGTTTGTTTATCTGTTGCTGAATGAGCATAGTAGCCCCGCGAGGTTAGAAAGCCGCTTCCCTCAATTTATGGAGAAATATATGGGGAAAGATATGGAGCGTTTTGGCGCCAAATTTAACCTGAGCCTAAGACCTTTTAAAGATATTTATTTTGAAAATGCCTCATCGTTTGATGCGGTGAAACACGGCGATAAAATGGTTGTGTTTATTTTTATTTCGATAGCAGTGCTGATCATGATCATCGCCTGTATCAACTTTATGAACCTCGCCACCATCCGCGCTGTTGAACGCTCCAAAGAGGTTGGCATGCGTAAGGTATTGGGCGCTTTGCGAAATCATTTAGTATGGCAATTTATCGGCGAGTCGTTGTTGCTGGCACTCATTTCGTGTGCGCTTTCGATAGGTTTGCTTTTTCTGCTGATGCCATCATACAATAGTCTGTTGGGTTATGCTCTTACCGTATCATGGAACAGCGCGCCAATTTACCTGTTTCTTTTAGCCGTTATTTTATTTGTGGGTTTCCTGGCCGGAAGTTACCCTGCTATATTCATGTCTGCGTTTTCGCCTATTGAGGCTTTAAAAGGAAAGCTTAAGCTGGGTAAAGGCGGAGCTTTCTTCAGGCAATCGCTGGTGGTATTCCAGTTTAGTATTTCGGTATTACTGATCATTGGTACCATCGTGATCGTTAACCAGATGCGGTATGTGAAAAACAAATCGCTGGGGTACGACAAAGAACAAACCGTTATTGTGAAAATAGATAATAACGACATCTATGATCACAAGCAAACATTTAAACATCAGCTGCAAAACTCAGATTATGTAAAATCGGTATCCCTGATGTCGGGCGAACCGGGTGGTTTTTTTGATATGCAGGGTTTTGAGGTTGAAGGACAGCACGAAACATTCAAGTCCAGATCGGAATTTGCCGATTTTGAATACGTAAAAACGTTTGGACTGAAGATCGTTGCCGGCAGGGATTTCTCGCCACAGTTTGCAACTGATACCACCAACTCGGTATTGATTAACCGCACGGCGGCTAAAGAGCTTGGTTTTACGCCGCAGCAGGCCATCGGCAAATGGGTTAGAAACACAGTGCGCGATAATAATCGCCGGACAATCATTGGCGTAGTGGAAGATTTTAACTTCCTTTCGCTTAAAGAAAACATGGATGCGCTCATCATATCTCCAAGCGAAGACAGGCGTGTGGCCGTTATCAAATTAAAGCCTGGAAATATACAGGCAGGTTTGACAGCTATCAAAAACATCTACGCGGAAGTTGCACCGATCTATCCGTTTGAGTTTAGCTTTCTTGATCAGCAATTTGATACCACGTATCGCAATGATATCAGGCAGCAAACTATGTTAAGTATATTTTCAGGCTTGGCAATATTTATAGCCTGTTTAGGTTTGTTTGGCTTGGCCTCGTTTACCGCGGCTAAACGTACCAAAGAGATCGGCGTTCGTAAAGTGCTGGGATCGTCGGTACAAAATATCCTCATCCTGATATCTAAAGACCTGCTGAAACCGGTTCTGTTGGCCACAATAATTGCTATCCCCTTGGGATACTATTGCATGGATAAATGGCTGCAGAGTTTCGCTTATAAAACACCCTTACACTGGTGGATTTTTGCTTTGGCGGCTTTACTTACATTTGTAATAGCGGTGGTTACCATTAGCTTCCAGTCGCTTAAAGCGGCATTGGCAAATCCAATCAGGAGTTTGAGAAGCGAGTAG
- a CDS encoding DUF4097 family beta strand repeat-containing protein encodes MKKYLLVLFIACAGGSAFAQNNQKTPYLTKSLSGQSIKDVFVNTSGGSITVSGASGEEPRVEVFIQGNNGNGDLPKEEIKKRLDENYDLSIDVNGGELHAKAKTKKDNNWDWKRSLSISFRVYVPGNVATNLNTSGGSIHLDNLTGIQQFETSGGSLHMDKITGTIKGRTSGGSIHVSDSKENIDLQTSGGSIEARNCMGHIRLETSGGSLHLDGLKGDIKATTSGGSISGNKIDGDFMTGTSGGSINLTDLSCSLDASTSAGSFHAQFLSVGKSVKIDVSSGHVDLQLPSKQGLNLDIRADKIETNLGDGFSGNKDKERVEGKLNGGGSLVEVRGSNRVNLTVN; translated from the coding sequence ATGAAAAAGTATTTACTCGTGTTATTCATTGCCTGTGCAGGCGGCAGCGCTTTTGCTCAAAATAACCAGAAAACACCATATCTAACCAAATCGCTATCCGGCCAGTCAATTAAAGATGTGTTTGTTAATACATCGGGTGGTAGCATTACTGTTAGCGGCGCGTCTGGCGAAGAACCAAGGGTTGAGGTTTTTATACAGGGCAATAACGGCAATGGCGACCTGCCGAAAGAGGAGATCAAAAAACGCCTTGACGAGAATTACGATTTAAGTATCGACGTCAATGGCGGCGAGCTTCATGCTAAAGCCAAAACCAAAAAAGATAATAACTGGGATTGGAAAAGGTCATTAAGCATATCTTTCCGTGTTTATGTACCCGGCAATGTGGCAACCAATCTAAACACCAGTGGCGGCAGTATCCATTTGGATAATTTAACCGGTATACAGCAATTTGAAACCAGCGGTGGCAGCCTGCACATGGATAAAATTACCGGTACTATCAAGGGCCGTACCTCCGGCGGTAGTATCCACGTAAGCGATTCAAAAGAAAACATCGACCTGCAAACTTCTGGTGGCAGCATTGAAGCCCGCAATTGCATGGGGCATATCAGGCTGGAAACATCGGGCGGTTCATTGCACCTTGATGGTTTAAAAGGCGACATCAAAGCTACTACCAGTGGTGGTAGTATCAGCGGTAACAAAATTGATGGCGATTTCATGACCGGTACTTCAGGCGGTAGCATTAACCTTACTGATCTGTCATGCAGTCTTGATGCTTCAACAAGCGCAGGTAGTTTCCATGCCCAGTTTTTAAGTGTAGGCAAATCAGTGAAAATTGACGTAAGCTCGGGCCATGTTGATCTGCAATTGCCATCAAAACAAGGCCTGAACCTTGATATACGTGCCGATAAGATCGAAACTAATCTTGGTGATGGTTTTTCAGGAAATAAAGATAAAGAAAGGGTAGAAGGCAAACTTAACGGCGGTGGCTCATTAGTTGAAGTACGCGGCAGTAACAGGGTTAATCTTACTGTAAATTAA
- a CDS encoding ABC transporter permease, whose translation MIKNYIKTAWRSLKRNKIFSFINVFGLSVGLACCMLICAYVYSELNYDQYPAQAKQMYRVGLRSIENNGVSEYPLVDIAVGQGIKNMFPEVKETTRLAGRGPVFIKYNDRQFKEEHVQMIDANFFRLFSIPLINGDDKNCFTDPNSMVITKAMATKYFGNQEAVGKSLIIDGTPYKVTGVIDKIPDDSHFHGDAFLNMAPFVENRKQTWSNIGYFTYIVLNENADAKKLEAAFPEMVRKFVVPEIAHDMGTSIAQASKSVNTFQFFLQPLSDIHLHSATKYELEPNGDIHYIYIFGALAVFILILACINFTNLSTASSAKRSKEVGIRKVLGSEKSGLVSQFLTESVMLTFWALLLALGMVYLLLPLFNNLAGKHIELAFFLSPKALLIELFTAFVVGILAGIYPAFFLSSFQIIAVLKGNGATKAEGKGVLRSGLIVFQFAVSTALIISTFVVYQQLHYMQNKKLGYDKDQVLVINDAYTLGNNADAFRNQLLRNPQVLNATISSSVPGKLAGIDGTQIDAKEFDDKGGHAEIHTNIYHVDENYVPTLGLKVINGRNFYPSFPGDSMSVVVNEALVKGLGWSNSNPIGKTIVRSARSQYKVVGVIKDFHYASARQKIAPLMLLSGHSTGTIILKVKTGDIKSLIAGIKTEWDNFRPEAPFSYSFLDEQYASLYASEQQTGKIFTVFSCIALVIASLGLFGLAAFMIRLRVKEIGIRKVLGASTGSITVMLSKEFLRLIIIASIISFPVTWFAMNKWLQDFAYRISIQWWVFLLAGAIALIVAAITISFQSVKAALANPVKSLRSE comes from the coding sequence ATGATCAAAAACTATATTAAAACCGCCTGGCGGAGTTTAAAACGCAACAAGATATTTTCATTTATCAATGTTTTTGGCTTATCGGTGGGTTTAGCCTGCTGTATGTTGATCTGTGCCTATGTGTACAGCGAGTTAAACTACGATCAGTACCCGGCTCAAGCAAAACAAATGTATCGTGTTGGTTTACGTTCCATCGAAAATAATGGCGTAAGCGAATATCCTTTGGTGGATATTGCGGTAGGACAGGGTATCAAAAACATGTTTCCCGAAGTAAAGGAAACCACAAGGCTTGCCGGTCGCGGGCCGGTTTTTATCAAATATAACGACAGGCAGTTCAAGGAAGAGCATGTGCAAATGATAGATGCCAATTTCTTCCGCCTGTTTTCGATCCCTCTGATTAATGGTGATGATAAAAACTGCTTTACCGATCCTAACAGCATGGTGATTACCAAGGCTATGGCTACCAAATATTTTGGCAACCAGGAAGCCGTTGGTAAATCACTTATTATTGATGGTACGCCTTACAAGGTAACCGGTGTAATTGACAAAATACCGGATGATTCGCATTTCCATGGTGACGCGTTTTTGAATATGGCCCCCTTTGTTGAAAATAGAAAACAGACCTGGAGCAATATTGGCTATTTTACCTATATAGTACTAAATGAAAATGCCGATGCTAAGAAGCTGGAAGCCGCTTTCCCGGAGATGGTGCGGAAATTTGTGGTGCCCGAAATTGCGCACGACATGGGCACAAGCATAGCCCAGGCAAGCAAATCTGTAAATACTTTCCAGTTTTTCCTGCAGCCGCTAAGCGATATTCACCTGCATTCGGCAACCAAATATGAATTGGAGCCCAATGGCGATATTCATTATATATATATTTTCGGGGCACTGGCTGTTTTTATACTGATATTGGCCTGTATTAATTTTACCAACCTGTCTACAGCAAGTTCGGCTAAGCGATCAAAAGAAGTAGGGATCCGTAAGGTACTCGGCTCAGAAAAAAGCGGACTGGTTTCTCAGTTCCTTACGGAATCGGTTATGCTAACCTTTTGGGCGTTGTTATTGGCCTTAGGTATGGTATACCTGTTATTGCCATTATTTAACAACTTAGCCGGAAAGCATATTGAACTTGCATTTTTCCTGAGCCCTAAAGCTTTACTTATCGAATTGTTTACCGCTTTTGTTGTGGGTATCTTGGCCGGTATTTATCCTGCGTTCTTCTTGTCGTCGTTCCAAATCATTGCCGTATTGAAAGGCAACGGCGCTACCAAAGCCGAAGGAAAAGGTGTTTTACGCAGCGGATTGATCGTTTTTCAGTTCGCGGTATCAACAGCGCTTATCATATCAACTTTTGTGGTGTACCAGCAACTGCATTATATGCAAAATAAAAAGCTGGGTTATGATAAAGACCAGGTATTAGTAATTAACGATGCCTACACACTGGGCAATAACGCGGATGCTTTCAGAAATCAGCTTTTGCGTAATCCGCAGGTGTTAAATGCTACCATATCAAGCAGTGTGCCGGGCAAATTAGCTGGTATTGACGGTACGCAGATTGACGCCAAAGAATTTGATGACAAAGGCGGCCACGCAGAAATCCATACCAATATTTACCATGTTGATGAAAATTATGTTCCTACTTTAGGTTTAAAAGTAATTAACGGGCGTAATTTCTATCCGTCGTTCCCAGGAGATTCCATGTCGGTTGTTGTAAACGAGGCCTTGGTTAAAGGTTTGGGCTGGAGTAATTCGAACCCCATTGGCAAAACCATCGTGCGTTCGGCCCGTTCGCAGTATAAGGTAGTGGGCGTAATTAAGGATTTTCATTATGCTTCGGCCCGGCAAAAAATTGCCCCGTTGATGCTATTATCAGGACATAGTACCGGCACTATTATTTTAAAGGTTAAGACAGGAGATATAAAATCGCTTATTGCCGGTATTAAAACCGAGTGGGACAATTTCAGACCGGAAGCTCCTTTCAGCTATTCCTTCCTCGATGAGCAATATGCTTCACTTTACGCTTCAGAACAACAGACAGGAAAGATATTTACCGTATTCTCCTGCATCGCTTTGGTTATTGCCAGCTTAGGTTTGTTTGGTCTGGCCGCGTTCATGATCAGGCTACGGGTTAAAGAAATTGGTATCCGCAAAGTGTTAGGTGCTTCAACCGGCAGCATTACAGTAATGTTATCGAAAGAGTTTTTAAGGCTGATTATCATAGCATCAATCATATCGTTCCCGGTAACATGGTTTGCTATGAACAAATGGTTACAGGATTTTGCCTATCGTATCAGCATACAATGGTGGGTGTTTTTATTAGCTGGAGCCATTGCGCTCATAGTAGCAGCAATAACCATAAGCTTTCAATCGGTTAAAGCGGCCTTGGCCAATCCGGTTAAGAGCCTGAGAAGTGAGTAG
- a CDS encoding ABC transporter permease, giving the protein MIKNYLRSAFRNIARHKFISFINISGLTIGLTCCLLILTYIVKELSYDKFNHNAPNIYRVSRSFNTADGIVNLHLGAVAPPFGPLLKNEFPDIKKVTRLFPNGDVVLRYKDKLLTEKGSYFADENFLSFFDLKTVAGDPKTALSEPYTVMMTEDMARKYFGNEDPMNKEIRLDNQFNFKVTGIFKPFPANSQMHPQMLISFNTLNDDKVYGRNALATNWGNNSFFTYLLLPDNYNIDRISSQFPAFIDKYMNSPGQPRQSKFTQLHIQRFLDIHLHSHLDDEVEQNGDIKRVYIFSAIALFILLIACINYMNLSTARSTLRAKEIGIRKVIGAQQKEIITQFLSESVLITYFSLALALLLTWALLPLINQLSELDLSITSLFKPSILTAVLLLPLVIGLISGIYPAIFMSSFKPIKVLKGILKVGSGNISFRKVLVVVQFSISIILIVATTIVFQQLRYIQTKSLGFNKDHLVTLKGIPANQFEAFRADILRDPAIKDIGRSSRIPSGRLLDDQGVSVFDGDKPLPVKADIKCINADYGFISTYGIKMAAGRNFSREFATDSNNFVINTSAVSVLGWKSPENAIGKDMSYGGVKGKVIGVVKDFHFESLHQNIIPLLMEMPSFANNNYGKVTVKIDGNHVNSALATLEQTWKKYQSETPFEYSFLDERFQKLYNSEQEQGNLFTIFSCLAIFIACLGLFGLSAFTISQRVKEIGVRKVLGASIPQIVTELSKDFLKLVIVAAVIALPIAWYAMSKWLLDFAFRVSIQWWVFVMAGVIALIIAFATISYQSIKAAMANPVKSLRSE; this is encoded by the coding sequence ATGATAAAGAATTATTTACGGAGTGCCTTTCGCAATATTGCCCGGCATAAATTTATTTCGTTCATCAATATATCGGGTTTAACTATCGGGTTAACCTGTTGCCTGCTTATTTTAACTTATATAGTTAAAGAGCTTAGTTATGATAAGTTTAATCATAACGCCCCCAATATTTACCGTGTGAGCCGGAGCTTTAATACAGCCGACGGCATTGTTAACCTCCATTTGGGAGCAGTGGCACCGCCTTTTGGTCCGCTGTTAAAAAACGAGTTTCCGGATATTAAAAAGGTTACCCGGTTGTTTCCTAACGGAGATGTAGTTTTGCGTTATAAGGATAAGTTGCTAACCGAAAAGGGATCTTATTTTGCAGATGAGAACTTCCTTAGTTTTTTTGACCTGAAAACTGTAGCCGGTGACCCTAAAACCGCGCTTAGCGAGCCATATACAGTAATGATGACCGAGGATATGGCGCGCAAATACTTCGGCAACGAAGATCCTATGAACAAGGAGATAAGGCTTGATAATCAGTTTAACTTTAAGGTTACCGGTATTTTTAAACCCTTTCCGGCCAATTCACAAATGCACCCTCAAATGCTTATCTCATTTAATACACTAAATGATGATAAGGTTTATGGAAGGAATGCATTGGCGACCAATTGGGGTAACAACTCATTTTTTACCTATCTGTTGTTGCCCGATAATTATAATATTGATCGCATCAGCTCGCAGTTTCCTGCCTTTATAGATAAGTACATGAATTCTCCCGGCCAGCCGCGCCAGTCTAAATTCACACAGTTGCATATTCAAAGGTTCCTGGATATTCACTTACACTCGCATCTTGATGATGAAGTAGAGCAAAACGGGGATATAAAAAGGGTTTATATATTTTCGGCCATCGCTTTGTTTATCTTGCTCATAGCCTGTATCAACTACATGAACCTCTCGACAGCCCGCTCAACACTAAGGGCCAAAGAGATTGGGATACGTAAGGTGATAGGCGCGCAGCAAAAAGAGATCATTACCCAGTTTTTAAGTGAATCGGTATTGATCACTTATTTTTCACTTGCACTGGCCCTCCTCTTAACCTGGGCATTGTTGCCGCTTATTAACCAGCTTTCGGAGCTTGATTTGTCAATCACCAGTTTGTTTAAACCATCTATATTAACTGCGGTATTGTTGCTGCCTTTGGTTATCGGCCTTATCAGTGGTATCTACCCGGCTATATTCATGTCGTCATTTAAACCGATAAAGGTTTTAAAAGGAATCCTCAAAGTTGGGTCTGGAAATATCTCTTTTCGCAAAGTGTTGGTGGTTGTACAGTTTTCTATTTCTATTATTCTTATTGTTGCTACCACGATAGTTTTTCAGCAGTTAAGATACATACAGACAAAATCACTTGGTTTTAATAAAGATCACCTGGTTACCTTAAAAGGTATCCCGGCTAATCAGTTTGAAGCTTTCAGGGCAGATATATTACGCGACCCAGCCATAAAGGATATTGGCCGTTCATCGCGTATTCCATCAGGTCGGTTATTGGACGATCAGGGTGTTTCTGTTTTTGATGGCGATAAACCGCTACCTGTTAAAGCTGATATTAAATGCATCAACGCCGATTATGGCTTTATCTCAACTTATGGCATAAAGATGGCCGCTGGCAGAAACTTCAGTCGTGAGTTTGCTACCGATAGCAATAATTTTGTGATCAATACATCGGCAGTGAGTGTATTGGGATGGAAATCGCCTGAGAATGCTATTGGTAAGGATATGAGCTACGGCGGTGTTAAAGGAAAGGTGATAGGCGTGGTTAAAGATTTTCATTTTGAGTCATTACATCAGAATATCATCCCGCTGTTAATGGAGATGCCCTCATTTGCTAATAATAATTATGGAAAGGTAACTGTTAAAATCGATGGTAATCATGTTAATTCGGCATTAGCAACCCTTGAGCAAACCTGGAAAAAATATCAATCCGAAACACCGTTTGAATACAGCTTCCTTGATGAAAGGTTCCAAAAGTTATACAACAGCGAGCAGGAACAAGGCAACTTGTTTACCATATTTTCGTGCCTGGCTATATTCATTGCCTGCTTAGGTTTGTTCGGCCTTTCGGCTTTCACCATATCACAACGGGTAAAAGAAATTGGCGTGCGCAAAGTGCTCGGCGCCAGCATCCCGCAAATTGTTACTGAATTATCAAAAGACTTTTTAAAGCTGGTGATTGTTGCGGCAGTAATTGCATTGCCAATTGCCTGGTACGCCATGAGCAAATGGCTGCTTGATTTTGCGTTCAGGGTAAGTATCCAGTGGTGGGTATTTGTAATGGCTGGGGTAATAGCGCTGATCATTGCTTTTGCAACTATCAGTTATCAATCTATCAAGGCCGCAATGGCCAACCCGGTTAAGAGCCTGAGAAGCGAGTAG